In Mycoplasma sp. OR1901, the following are encoded in one genomic region:
- a CDS encoding MGA_1079 family surface serine endopeptidase, with the protein MKIKNNKKILLLSSLIGIGVVASFSTLGILLTKNKSNTPKKTDNKTRETYMTKLGNSLKEYKNNNEIQPVLSRILEQYPYLNNESEYISLNKNIESILASYETSSKVEYKFTNLEVNYELENKIKHNLDRLNSVVNQKTINFANYSLDLANNSKTIITDIDKIKENQYNLFKTSLEQNLESLNTPKFVEFKKNLLNSYPHKTNSDEYLVLNDSLSTFSTLLNEYLKINLTRLEEGVSVKFSDDEKLNNSKEFFDNIASTNTFNFNDLNQENNEKLVELISLSKIKNKLILDNNAKMNLYVSNLDNYDFKNQTTKDIYLQLKSKAYDNPTTKRELIEKLLETDKKITNIKSIFDNYNFTNILPPFEAFFSAVVSDFNEDNNFSLFEESLNELKLKIKENNLQSTEEGFEAKKQEALNKIKDDQNLSADSKNELKVKIENSFTMSELSEILETIFKHNGDFKEKEEELNNLIKNSLIDTDIKNDLVIITSQLNDYFKFDTFLTKFKELVKSLETLSSKINEFKSNINSGTINGKKEYEFYLFLNKNRKIFKNNSLKTFDLSNMDSNIDSVKNLLTELETVESLVNPDNKTATEYLKDNTESVFNLENYEGETKYNLDSIKNAGSFNFGNANIFFDHFDTDKFNFTIKDLKLTGEALNTLEVTIEAKIKGVDNFSYTFKKSKEYTNGALAEYESITLDTIDSLFNVNYELLNSYTKKEFNALTNEQKEEIFVPKNYGLNKYFKYNISDIFVSFGKVYGYVNVLFNNQILKSAQLNTERNFQSRSGSKEEYWDKINEKKILDIIHSNSKADFFLNVTLKDPKVRWNHSDFIASQAKEKMTKYYQMPKFGKYEIYIDEVTNVKDQDHKANIKLWYTIDGVVAPKPATGLKNQFEINDFMFLKYEDIKPKGEKFTENDFKGEGFTIEGLSSDHKNLMDKINESSLGWNLGMGTVERKGSETVKIDYRTLNPVSLLKQKAYNKLNYFISIKVRQANQGEYNLNGTTRDKAVKGELLDGEDFIGVENRNKIYNKDVEVVNDDLFNLLTNYFYYFYDLELVGRRGLNFKIGWINKNNNNIRYTNGKVYSLINLVNDYEQALYPEIMLNNIKLSDLTINNSIISSHDLNYFISHKDELNNAIALKDKDKDGFVSYNDFKIKANRFKVNNILKLNNDEAYVQLKVEGYDPAHNVAKDFIGKSWYKISGFSSTEKGSNATLNLYDQFRVDKSSNLITVYNSENEIIRKRLIEPYWKDVFWNYDKKEQNVYWYLDKKYLEKTLLENTTTSSTLDFIIHANVLLNDSNKSNRITNSSEDNRYSINFNKLKEDKVIIFNKHVNSGTENSFIDYKVIFKWEPNKGIKVIIDTNDKNNKIVINDPDLLKFQDNKKFDSEKAIVVLPAASEVIMTYTSSLEHEDFKIESNKFDYNDTFYTDNNQPIMFSNDTSYLKNNEVYYPNQNVPYKLHEGYLMDLDVINWNKQDDWELVKDTWMRSVQFLAYTRPKNWDWSNGAIGSTSIIGKVNDDINDHKYYLITNRHVIGDNVHKFNEIPNNTWNYGLNLGSKFRDNYISRYWDYFQKVSWKKMIDKIETDTDVFWTGLDQKNENEGGNDLSKIDMTIFVADFNKQYNDAKRDGKMNIVYKLDYINKYIGEVKFNVDYQKGYVSVPANRNIASIGYPHGQMSGIINRRPWPSYTHEKDDQIGIGTQSNYAPVYLGKGGSGTSLYLDDNTYFATWWGGNKGYDSYAFRYLTKQYNLMGTNINNQNPFDVKNIHSFASQILRANLKDPNGYRAPWFYENNYNNEEEDNE; encoded by the coding sequence ATGAAAATTAAAAATAACAAAAAGATACTATTATTATCTTCGTTGATAGGTATTGGTGTAGTTGCCAGCTTTTCAACTTTAGGTATTTTATTGACTAAAAACAAGTCAAATACACCTAAAAAAACAGATAATAAAACAAGAGAAACCTACATGACTAAATTGGGTAATTCTCTAAAAGAATATAAAAATAATAATGAGATTCAACCTGTTTTATCAAGAATTTTAGAACAATATCCATATTTAAATAACGAAAGTGAATACATTTCATTAAATAAAAATATTGAGTCAATTCTTGCTAGTTACGAAACTTCATCGAAAGTTGAATATAAATTTACAAATTTAGAAGTAAATTATGAATTAGAAAATAAAATTAAACATAATTTAGATAGATTAAATTCTGTTGTAAATCAAAAAACAATTAATTTTGCTAATTACAGTTTAGATTTAGCAAATAATTCAAAAACTATTATTACAGACATAGATAAAATAAAAGAAAATCAATATAATTTATTTAAGACCAGTTTAGAACAAAATTTAGAAAGTTTAAATACACCTAAATTTGTTGAATTTAAAAAGAATCTTTTAAATTCATACCCACATAAAACAAATTCAGATGAATATTTAGTATTAAACGACAGTTTAAGTACTTTTTCTACATTATTAAATGAATACTTAAAAATTAATTTAACTAGATTAGAAGAAGGGGTAAGTGTTAAATTTAGTGATGATGAAAAATTAAACAATTCAAAAGAATTTTTTGATAATATTGCAAGCACAAATACTTTTAATTTTAATGATCTTAATCAAGAAAATAATGAAAAATTAGTTGAATTAATTTCATTAAGCAAAATTAAAAATAAATTAATTTTAGATAATAACGCTAAAATGAATTTATACGTATCTAATTTAGATAATTATGATTTTAAAAATCAAACAACAAAAGATATATATTTACAATTAAAGTCAAAAGCTTATGATAACCCAACAACAAAAAGAGAATTAATTGAAAAATTACTAGAAACTGATAAAAAAATAACAAATATCAAATCTATTTTTGATAATTATAACTTTACTAATATTCTTCCTCCTTTTGAAGCATTTTTTAGTGCTGTAGTAAGTGATTTTAATGAAGATAATAATTTTAGTTTATTTGAGGAATCACTTAACGAATTAAAATTAAAAATCAAAGAAAATAACTTACAAAGCACTGAAGAAGGTTTTGAAGCTAAAAAACAAGAAGCTTTAAATAAAATTAAAGATGATCAAAACTTATCTGCAGATTCTAAAAATGAATTAAAAGTAAAAATAGAAAATTCATTTACAATGTCAGAATTAAGTGAAATATTAGAAACAATATTTAAACACAATGGTGACTTTAAAGAAAAAGAAGAGGAATTAAATAATTTAATTAAAAATTCACTAATTGATACAGATATAAAAAACGATTTAGTTATTATTACTTCACAACTTAATGATTACTTTAAATTTGATACTTTCTTAACTAAATTCAAAGAATTGGTAAAAAGTTTAGAAACTTTAAGTTCAAAAATTAATGAATTTAAATCAAATATTAATTCTGGAACTATTAACGGTAAAAAAGAATATGAATTTTATTTATTTTTAAATAAAAATAGAAAAATCTTTAAAAATAACTCTTTAAAAACTTTTGATTTAAGTAATATGGATTCAAATATTGATTCAGTAAAAAATCTTTTAACTGAATTAGAAACTGTTGAATCATTAGTAAATCCTGATAATAAAACTGCTACAGAATATTTAAAAGATAATACTGAATCAGTTTTCAATTTAGAAAATTACGAAGGTGAAACTAAATATAATTTAGATTCAATTAAAAATGCAGGTTCATTTAATTTCGGTAATGCAAATATTTTCTTCGATCACTTTGATACAGACAAATTTAATTTTACAATTAAAGATTTAAAACTTACTGGTGAAGCGTTAAATACATTAGAAGTAACTATTGAAGCCAAAATTAAAGGAGTTGATAATTTCTCTTATACCTTTAAAAAATCAAAAGAGTACACCAATGGTGCTTTAGCTGAATATGAAAGTATTACTTTAGATACAATTGATTCATTATTTAACGTTAATTATGAATTATTAAATTCATATACTAAAAAAGAATTTAATGCCTTAACTAATGAACAAAAAGAAGAAATATTCGTTCCTAAAAATTATGGTTTAAACAAATACTTTAAATACAATATTTCTGACATTTTTGTTAGTTTTGGTAAAGTTTATGGATATGTAAACGTCTTATTTAATAACCAAATCTTAAAATCAGCTCAATTAAATACTGAAAGAAACTTCCAATCTAGAAGCGGTTCTAAAGAAGAGTACTGAGATAAAATTAACGAAAAGAAAATATTAGATATTATTCATTCAAATAGTAAAGCTGATTTTTTCTTAAATGTTACATTAAAAGATCCAAAAGTCAGATGAAATCACTCTGATTTTATCGCTTCTCAAGCGAAAGAAAAAATGACAAAATATTACCAAATGCCTAAATTTGGTAAATATGAAATTTATATTGATGAAGTTACTAATGTAAAAGATCAAGATCACAAAGCTAATATAAAATTATGATACACAATTGATGGAGTTGTTGCACCTAAACCGGCAACAGGACTAAAAAATCAATTTGAAATAAATGATTTTATGTTCCTAAAATATGAGGATATTAAACCTAAAGGTGAAAAATTCACAGAAAATGATTTTAAAGGTGAAGGATTTACAATTGAAGGTTTATCTAGCGACCATAAAAACTTAATGGATAAAATTAATGAATCATCACTTGGATGAAATCTTGGTATGGGTACAGTCGAAAGAAAAGGTTCGGAAACTGTTAAAATTGACTATAGAACCCTAAATCCGGTTTCGTTATTAAAACAAAAAGCATACAATAAACTTAACTACTTTATTAGTATTAAAGTAAGGCAAGCAAATCAAGGTGAGTACAACTTAAACGGTACAACTAGAGATAAAGCTGTAAAAGGTGAATTATTAGATGGTGAAGATTTTATCGGAGTTGAAAATAGAAACAAAATTTACAATAAAGATGTAGAGGTTGTTAATGATGATTTATTTAACCTTTTAACAAATTACTTTTACTACTTTTATGATTTAGAATTAGTAGGTCGTAGAGGTTTAAACTTTAAAATAGGATGAATTAATAAAAATAACAATAATATTAGATATACAAATGGTAAAGTTTATAGCCTAATTAATCTTGTTAACGATTATGAGCAAGCTTTATACCCTGAAATAATGTTAAATAATATTAAATTAAGTGATTTAACAATTAACAATTCAATCATTTCGTCACATGATTTAAATTACTTTATTTCTCACAAAGATGAATTAAATAATGCCATAGCACTTAAAGACAAAGATAAAGATGGGTTTGTATCATATAACGACTTTAAAATAAAAGCAAATAGATTTAAAGTTAATAATATTTTAAAATTAAACAATGATGAAGCATATGTTCAATTAAAAGTTGAAGGTTACGATCCTGCGCATAACGTTGCTAAAGATTTTATTGGTAAATCATGATATAAAATCTCTGGATTTTCAAGTACTGAAAAAGGTTCAAATGCTACACTTAATTTATATGATCAATTTAGAGTGGATAAATCATCTAATTTAATTACAGTTTATAACTCTGAGAATGAAATTATAAGAAAAAGATTAATCGAGCCATACTGAAAAGATGTATTTTGAAATTATGATAAAAAAGAACAAAATGTTTATTGATATTTAGATAAAAAATATTTAGAAAAAACATTACTAGAAAATACAACCACATCATCAACTTTAGATTTTATAATTCATGCAAACGTTCTTTTAAACGATAGCAACAAATCAAATAGAATTACAAATTCTAGTGAGGATAATAGATATTCAATTAACTTTAACAAATTAAAAGAAGATAAGGTTATTATTTTTAATAAACACGTAAACTCAGGAACAGAAAATTCATTCATAGACTACAAAGTTATTTTTAAATGAGAACCAAACAAAGGTATTAAAGTTATTATTGATACAAATGATAAAAATAATAAGATTGTAATAAATGATCCTGATTTACTTAAATTTCAAGATAACAAAAAATTTGATTCTGAAAAAGCAATAGTTGTATTACCTGCTGCTTCAGAAGTTATAATGACTTACACAAGCTCTCTTGAACATGAAGATTTTAAAATTGAATCAAATAAATTTGATTACAATGATACTTTCTATACAGATAACAACCAACCTATTATGTTTAGTAATGATACAAGTTATCTTAAAAATAATGAAGTATATTACCCTAACCAAAATGTACCATATAAATTACATGAAGGTTATTTAATGGATTTAGATGTAATTAACTGAAACAAACAAGATGATTGAGAGTTAGTTAAAGATACTTGAATGAGATCAGTTCAATTCTTAGCTTATACAAGACCTAAAAATTGAGATTGATCAAATGGTGCTATTGGTTCAACATCTATTATAGGAAAAGTAAATGATGATATTAATGATCACAAATATTATTTAATAACAAATAGACACGTTATAGGTGATAATGTTCATAAATTTAATGAAATTCCAAATAATACTTGAAATTATGGTTTAAATTTAGGATCTAAATTTAGGGATAACTACATAAGTAGATATTGAGATTATTTCCAAAAAGTTTCTTGAAAGAAAATGATTGATAAAATCGAAACTGATACAGATGTATTTTGAACTGGATTAGATCAAAAAAATGAAAACGAAGGTGGCAATGATTTAAGTAAAATAGACATGACTATATTTGTTGCTGATTTTAATAAACAATATAATGATGCTAAACGTGACGGAAAAATGAATATAGTTTATAAGTTAGATTATATAAATAAATATATAGGTGAAGTTAAATTTAATGTTGACTACCAAAAAGGATATGTTTCAGTACCTGCAAATAGAAATATTGCTTCTATTGGATATCCACATGGTCAAATGTCTGGAATAATAAACCGTAGACCATGACCTTCATATACTCATGAAAAAGATGATCAAATAGGAATTGGTACTCAATCAAATTATGCGCCTGTTTATTTAGGAAAAGGTGGATCAGGAACAAGTTTATATCTAGATGATAATACATATTTTGCTACTTGATGAGGTGGTAATAAAGGGTATGATAGTTATGCGTTTAGATACTTAACTAAACAATATAACTTAATGGGAACAAATATTAATAATCAAAATCCATTTGATGTTAAAAATATTCACTCATTTGCTAGTCAAATTCTGAGAGCAAACTTAAAAGATCCAAATGGATATAGAGCTCCATGATTCTATGAAAATAATTACAACAATGAAGAGGAAGATAATGAATAA
- a CDS encoding dihydrolipoyl dehydrogenase: MNKFDVAIIGAGPGGYTLAAILANNGKKVALFEKKHFGGTCVNEGCVSSKTLIKSAKLIDAINNSNKYGVLSQELGFDFDKIQQRRIDNKKKLNNGIKNTLESANVNIFFEDATVIDEHTIETKTTKIEFDKLVLATGASARELNLKGFAEAKEQGKLIDSTGALELTSVPKKLTIIGGGPVSLEFAYLYSTLGSEVTILEARTFMGNFETELQNSVKTYLVNKGIKIYENVKIIEFNGDNLVTEIDNKVVKFNSDKTLLAIGRVPNNDSFKSLNLKLNQRGFVEVNKHMQTSLEHVYALGDLTGLMMLSTVAYKTADIIANHILENGNDEEFDPKSIPWAVYLNPEFAGIGYTEAELKNNGIEYDVLMINAGKLPRAHADGLDMELGFLKFLVDKNSGLILGASMFIEGAHLIINQIAQAIKNKNKFIDLEKVSFTHPTIAEAVYYAARNYSFRPNK; the protein is encoded by the coding sequence ATGAATAAATTTGATGTAGCTATAATAGGTGCTGGTCCTGGTGGTTACACACTAGCAGCAATACTTGCAAATAATGGTAAAAAAGTAGCATTATTTGAGAAAAAACATTTTGGTGGAACATGTGTAAATGAAGGGTGTGTTTCTTCTAAAACACTAATTAAATCTGCTAAATTAATAGATGCAATTAATAATTCAAATAAATATGGTGTGTTATCTCAAGAATTAGGTTTTGATTTTGATAAAATTCAGCAAAGAAGAATTGATAATAAAAAGAAATTAAATAACGGTATTAAAAACACATTAGAAAGCGCTAATGTAAATATTTTCTTTGAAGATGCAACTGTAATTGACGAACATACAATTGAAACTAAAACAACTAAAATAGAGTTTGATAAATTAGTTTTAGCTACCGGTGCTAGTGCAAGAGAATTAAATTTAAAAGGATTCGCAGAAGCAAAAGAACAAGGTAAATTAATTGATTCAACAGGAGCTTTAGAACTTACAAGCGTTCCTAAAAAATTAACAATAATAGGTGGTGGTCCTGTTTCTTTAGAGTTCGCATATTTATATTCAACACTTGGATCTGAAGTAACAATTTTAGAAGCAAGAACTTTCATGGGTAATTTTGAAACAGAATTACAAAATTCAGTTAAAACATACCTTGTAAACAAAGGTATTAAAATTTATGAAAATGTAAAAATTATTGAATTTAATGGTGATAATTTAGTTACTGAAATTGATAATAAAGTAGTTAAATTTAACTCAGATAAAACACTTTTAGCAATTGGTAGAGTTCCAAATAACGATTCATTCAAGTCATTAAATTTAAAATTAAACCAACGTGGATTTGTCGAAGTTAATAAACACATGCAAACAAGTTTAGAACATGTTTATGCATTAGGTGATTTAACAGGTTTAATGATGTTATCAACAGTTGCTTATAAAACTGCAGATATAATTGCTAACCACATTTTAGAAAATGGTAACGATGAAGAATTTGATCCAAAAAGTATTCCTTGAGCAGTTTATTTAAATCCTGAATTCGCTGGTATCGGATACACAGAAGCAGAATTAAAAAATAACGGAATCGAATATGATGTTTTAATGATTAATGCTGGTAAGTTACCTAGAGCACATGCCGATGGTTTAGATATGGAATTAGGATTTTTAAAATTCTTAGTTGATAAAAATTCTGGACTTATTTTAGGTGCTTCTATGTTTATTGAAGGTGCACATTTAATAATCAATCAAATTGCACAAGCAATTAAAAATAAAAATAAATTTATCGACCTAGAAAAAGTATCATTTACACACCCAACAATAGCAGAAGCTGTGTATTATGCAGCTAGAAACTATTCATTTAGACCAAATAAATAA